A section of the Mastomys coucha isolate ucsf_1 unplaced genomic scaffold, UCSF_Mcou_1 pScaffold15, whole genome shotgun sequence genome encodes:
- the LOC116091612 gene encoding transcription termination factor 1-like, whose translation MEEGTSKFKTHTATLYKKKKWSSESEKRAQKWPCQRSESEQPRVSMGKKRREVQTPTQENLESEQPPVSMLGKRRREAQIPAQESLESEQPPVSVLGKRRREAQTPAQESLESEQPRVSMGKRRREAQTPAQESLESEQPPVSVLGKRRREAQTPAQESLESEQPWQAKRKKKKKKKKKKESQQLTSSLLKNSETFHKAKKTTSAHKKKK comes from the coding sequence ATGGAAGAGGGCACAAGCAAATTTAAGACCCACACTGCAACTttgtacaagaaaaagaaatggtcttCTGAGTCTGAGAAAAGAGCTCAGAAATGGCCCTGTCAGCGCTCAGAGAGTGAGCAGCCTCGGGTGTCcatggggaagaagaggagggaggtcCAGACACCAACCCAGGAGAACCTGGAGAGTGAGCAGCCTCCAGTGTCTatgctggggaagaggaggagggaggcccAGATACCAGCCCAGGAGAGCCTGGAGAGTGAGCAGCCTCCAGTGTCTgtgctggggaagaggaggagggaggcccAGACACCAGCCCAGGAGAGCCTGGAGAGTGAGCAGCCTCGGGTGTccatggggaagaggaggagggaggcccAGACACCAGCCCAGGAGAGCCTGGAGAGTGAGCAGCCTCCAGTGTCTgtgctggggaagaggaggagggaggcccAGACACCAGCCCAGGAGAGCctggagagtgagcagccttggcaagccaagaggaagaagaaaaagaagaagaagaagaaaaaggagtccCAGCAGCTTACTTCCTCCCTTCTGAAAAATTCAGAAACCTTTCATAAAGCTAAAAAAACCACTTCTGcccacaaaaagaagaag